From Rutidosis leptorrhynchoides isolate AG116_Rl617_1_P2 chromosome 3, CSIRO_AGI_Rlap_v1, whole genome shotgun sequence, a single genomic window includes:
- the LOC139902087 gene encoding uncharacterized protein has translation MMNDKGFFFFMCNTEKGLQDVLENGPWIIRTMPIILNKWSPDISLTQENLSSIPVWVKLYDIPLAGYTADGLSAIATKLGRPMMIDSYTSTMCRESWGRPNYARAIVEIKSENELKEVLKVATPRLYGMGRTVENVRVVYEWKPPRCSGCRLFGRSHAQCHVEYFGCSGP, from the coding sequence ATGATGAATGATAAGGGATTCTTTTTCTTTATGTGTAATActgaaaaaggattgcaagatgTGTTGGAGAATGGTCCTTGGATCATTAGAACTATGCCGATCATTCTAAATAAATGGTCACCGGACATATCTTTAACACAAGAGAATCTTTCAAGTATTCCAGTTTGGGTCAAATTATATGACATTCCTCTTGCGGGGTACACGGCAGATGGATTAAGTGCTATTGCAACTAAACTAGGTAGGCCGATGATGATAGACTCATATACGAGCACTATGTGTAGGGAATCTTGGGGTCGACCTAATTATGCTCGTGCCATAGTGGAAATCAAATCGGAGAATGAATTGAAAGAGGTGTTAAAAGTGGCCACTCCGCGTCTTTATGGGATGGGGCGAACTGTGGAAAATGTTAGGGTGGTTTACGAATGGAAACCTCCGAGATGTTCAGGTTGTAGACTTTTTGGTCGTAGTCACGCGCAATGTCACGTTGAATATTTCGGTTGTAGTGGACCATAA